The following proteins are encoded in a genomic region of Pikeienuella piscinae:
- a CDS encoding cation transporter, which yields MANAQGAEPTADVASFRYRVSGMDCAKDAAQIERAAQSAGVAPEAVKVSSATHILTLNVPEARLSEIERAVAATGYGFDRIEAGDDEAQEGAAYQDPAYRRALWIVVILNVGYGIAEMIGGFISGSQAVKADALDFIGDGLITFLGLLAIGWSIVWRARSALIQGIFLGVLGLGVLGTTIWRAFTQTTPDAGLMGLFGLIALVVNVLAVLPLLRFRKGDANMRAVWLFSRNDAIGNAAVVVAAALVAWLGSAWPDLIVAFGIAGLFLHSSWSIIRDARADLKTT from the coding sequence ATGGCCAATGCCCAAGGCGCCGAACCGACCGCAGATGTCGCATCTTTCCGCTACCGCGTCTCCGGAATGGATTGCGCCAAGGATGCCGCCCAGATCGAGCGGGCCGCGCAGTCGGCGGGCGTGGCGCCGGAGGCAGTAAAGGTCTCCTCCGCCACCCACATCTTGACGTTGAACGTCCCCGAAGCGCGGCTGTCCGAGATCGAACGGGCCGTGGCCGCGACCGGCTACGGGTTCGATCGCATCGAAGCGGGCGACGACGAAGCGCAGGAGGGCGCAGCTTACCAAGACCCGGCCTATCGGCGCGCGCTCTGGATCGTGGTAATTCTCAACGTCGGGTATGGCATTGCGGAGATGATCGGCGGCTTCATTTCCGGATCGCAGGCCGTGAAGGCCGACGCGCTCGATTTCATTGGCGACGGCCTCATCACCTTTCTGGGCCTTCTGGCAATCGGTTGGAGCATTGTCTGGCGGGCGCGATCCGCCCTGATCCAAGGCATCTTCCTTGGCGTTCTGGGCCTTGGGGTTCTTGGGACGACGATCTGGCGCGCCTTTACCCAGACGACGCCGGACGCCGGTCTCATGGGGCTATTCGGTCTCATCGCTCTCGTGGTCAACGTCCTCGCGGTCCTGCCGCTGCTGCGGTTTCGCAAGGGTGACGCGAACATGCGGGCCGTCTGGCTCTTTTCGCGCAACGACGCGATCGGCAATGCGGCCGTGGTTGTGGCCGCGGCCCTCGTCGCGTGGCTGGGCAGCGCATGGCCCGACCTGATCGTCGCGTTCGGGATTGCGGGACTATTCCTGCATTCGTCCTGGTCGATTATCCGCGACGCGCGGGCTGATCTGAAGACAACTTGA
- a CDS encoding ArsR/SmtB family transcription factor has product MEQIAADRNAVATATERRAKFFRGLADQSRLAILDALCAGPLVVHEIVGRTALTQPNVSNHLRCLSECGLVTSMRDGRFVRYRISSPRIADLLHDVEALLDAVATGVEACRNYEPDEDEFHR; this is encoded by the coding sequence ATGGAACAAATCGCCGCGGACCGCAATGCCGTCGCGACGGCCACCGAGCGGCGGGCGAAGTTCTTTCGCGGCCTCGCGGACCAGAGCCGGTTGGCGATCCTGGATGCTCTGTGCGCCGGGCCGCTGGTCGTTCACGAGATCGTCGGGCGCACGGCCCTGACACAACCCAACGTCTCGAACCACCTTCGATGTCTGTCGGAGTGTGGCCTCGTAACCAGCATGCGCGATGGTCGTTTCGTGCGCTATCGGATTAGCAGCCCCCGGATTGCGGATCTTCTGCACGATGTGGAGGCTCTGCTCGACGCGGTGGCTACAGGCGTCGAAGCTTGTCGCAATTATGAGCCTGACGAGGATGAGTTCCACCGCTGA